From a region of the Vagococcus coleopterorum genome:
- the guaA gene encoding glutamine-hydrolyzing GMP synthase produces MSQATMEKIIVLDFGSQYNQLITRRIREFGVFSELMSHRITAAEIKEINPIGIIFSGGPNSVYADDAFKIDPEIFNLNIPILGICYGMQLMTNEFGGKVEAASKKEYGQAFIDIQDDKAGLFAGLPARQQVWMSHGDLVTEVPAGFEITATSTDCPIAAMENKEKNFHAVQFHPEVQHSEYGNDLLRHFAMDICHAKGDWTMDNFIDTEIAKIREKVGDKKVLLGLSGGVDSSVVGVLLQRAIGDQLTCIFVDHGLLRKGEGDQVMDSLSGKFGLNIIRVNAKERFMEKLAGVSDPEQKRKIIGNEFVYLFDDEATKLDGMEFLAQGTLYTDVIESGTETAEVIKSHHNVGGLPDDMQFKLIEPLNTLFKDEVRALGIQLGMPESLVWRQPFPGPGLGIRVLGEITEEKLEIVRESDAILREEIALAGLDRDIWQYFTVLPGIRSVGVMGDGRTYDYTVGLRAITSIDGMTADFARIPWDVLQKISVRIVNEVAHVNRIVYDITSKPPATVEWE; encoded by the coding sequence ATGAGCCAAGCAACAATGGAAAAAATCATCGTATTAGACTTTGGTAGTCAATACAACCAACTTATTACTCGTCGTATTCGCGAGTTCGGTGTTTTCTCAGAATTAATGAGCCACCGTATCACTGCAGCAGAAATCAAAGAAATTAACCCAATCGGGATTATTTTCTCAGGTGGACCAAACAGCGTTTATGCTGATGACGCCTTCAAAATCGATCCAGAAATCTTCAACCTAAACATTCCAATCCTTGGAATCTGTTACGGTATGCAACTGATGACCAACGAATTTGGTGGTAAAGTTGAAGCCGCTTCTAAAAAAGAATATGGCCAAGCCTTCATCGATATCCAAGATGACAAAGCAGGTTTATTCGCAGGTCTACCTGCTCGCCAACAAGTTTGGATGAGTCATGGCGACTTAGTAACAGAAGTACCTGCTGGATTTGAAATCACAGCTACAAGTACTGACTGCCCAATCGCGGCGATGGAAAACAAAGAGAAAAACTTCCACGCTGTTCAATTCCACCCAGAAGTTCAACACTCAGAGTACGGTAATGATTTATTACGTCACTTTGCAATGGACATCTGTCACGCGAAAGGCGACTGGACAATGGATAACTTCATTGACACAGAAATTGCTAAAATCCGTGAAAAAGTTGGCGATAAAAAAGTTTTACTTGGCCTTTCAGGCGGAGTGGATTCAAGTGTTGTTGGGGTTCTTTTACAACGCGCTATCGGCGACCAACTAACATGTATCTTTGTTGACCACGGTTTACTACGTAAAGGTGAAGGTGACCAAGTAATGGATAGCCTATCTGGTAAATTTGGTTTAAACATTATCCGTGTAAACGCAAAAGAGCGTTTCATGGAAAAACTTGCTGGTGTTTCTGATCCAGAACAAAAACGTAAAATCATTGGTAACGAATTCGTTTACCTATTCGATGATGAAGCAACTAAATTAGACGGTATGGAATTCCTGGCACAAGGAACTCTTTACACAGACGTGATCGAAAGTGGAACTGAAACGGCGGAAGTGATTAAATCACATCACAACGTTGGTGGTTTACCTGACGATATGCAATTCAAACTAATCGAACCTTTAAACACATTGTTTAAAGATGAAGTTCGCGCTTTAGGTATCCAATTAGGAATGCCTGAATCACTAGTTTGGCGTCAACCTTTCCCTGGACCTGGATTAGGTATCCGTGTTCTTGGTGAAATCACTGAAGAAAAACTTGAGATTGTCCGTGAATCTGACGCAATCTTACGTGAAGAAATCGCTCTTGCCGGTCTTGACCGTGACATCTGGCAATACTTCACAGTCCTACCTGGCATCCGCTCAGTAGGTGTTATGGGTGACGGCCGTACTTACGATTACACTGTTGGCTTACGTGCCATCACATCAATCGACGGTATGACAGCTGACTTCGCTCGTATCCCTTGGGACGTTCTCCAAAAAATCTCAGTCCGCATCGTAAACGAAGTGGCACACGTTAACCGTATCGTGTATGACATCACATCCAAACCACCAGCAACAGTTGAGTGGGAATAA
- a CDS encoding reverse transcriptase family protein codes for MYNLSDHIEHVYKKNISELIDQLELDKKNNVEEFNINKNNGTKRNITMVVGDCILGRLQSFLSDNYFNKVEFPINSFGFRENCSYFDFLDIHCSSEEKDFLKLDLKDFFSSIDAKLVCENLAKDFERNVKKRVKLEELFFTVITFKGKIPQGFKTSPFISNYFFVRADLRFQKYCDKLNYQYSRYADDIIISSNTGKDFFVGNTIAIAKKILADFNLKLNSSKTKYAKNELVLNGYVISNETRLSQSKLREIRRVLFIMESSVNLDVATDRLNSKKYFSSKISNRIFDLEYLFNYLSGYRSFLISSIQKKETGKWKDTASKLIKRIEAQLLRQE; via the coding sequence ATGTATAATTTATCCGATCATATAGAGCATGTGTATAAAAAAAATATATCCGAGTTGATTGATCAACTTGAATTAGATAAAAAAAATAATGTTGAAGAATTTAATATAAATAAGAACAACGGAACTAAACGTAATATAACAATGGTTGTAGGTGACTGCATTTTGGGTCGGTTGCAATCTTTTTTGTCAGACAATTATTTTAATAAAGTTGAATTTCCAATAAATTCGTTTGGTTTTAGAGAAAATTGTTCATATTTTGATTTTTTAGATATACATTGCAGCAGTGAAGAAAAAGACTTTTTGAAATTAGATTTAAAAGATTTTTTTAGCTCAATAGATGCTAAGTTAGTTTGTGAAAATCTTGCAAAAGATTTTGAGCGAAATGTAAAAAAAAGAGTTAAATTAGAAGAACTTTTTTTTACTGTTATTACATTTAAAGGTAAAATACCGCAAGGATTTAAAACATCGCCTTTTATATCGAATTATTTTTTTGTTAGAGCGGATCTTCGATTCCAAAAATATTGTGATAAGTTAAATTATCAATATAGTAGATATGCGGATGACATTATTATTTCGTCAAATACAGGAAAAGATTTTTTTGTTGGAAATACAATTGCTATTGCAAAGAAAATTTTAGCAGACTTTAATTTAAAGTTAAACTCATCTAAAACTAAGTATGCAAAGAATGAATTAGTATTAAATGGCTATGTGATTTCTAATGAAACTAGACTGAGTCAATCCAAGCTAAGAGAAATTAGAAGAGTTCTTTTTATAATGGAAAGTAGTGTGAATCTAGATGTTGCAACGGATCGTCTGAATAGTAAAAAGTATTTTTCTAGTAAAATAAGTAATAGAATATTTGATTTAGAGTATTTATTTAATTATTTAAGTGGATATAGGTCTTTTTTGATTTCTTCTATTCAGAAGAAAGAAACAGGGAAATGGAAAGATACAGCCTCTAAGTTAATCAAGAGGATTGAAGCTCAATTATTAAGACAAGAGTAA
- a CDS encoding abortive infection family protein — translation MDYLEKKLIKSFFNNGGYVLDFTNSTFDEFTEYYIGRSIRREYGLSKGKTLEKFVDMELETDGIKLLIKFFEHYEMMNKNSDDITQYMLDYAPRVKLILDKELALLKEKDKHVFFESEFVKNVDSDYIKKQSQLIIDAIKDAPSDAIGKSKELLETCFKYILDDLEIAYSKDETVLTLRKKVFKELNLDSKDNLSAKSSRDVQQVLSGLTQIIQGINGLRNEKGSGHGKEKNFEELPPRYAMLVVNSMVAIVNFTWETYECLYK, via the coding sequence TTGGATTATTTAGAAAAAAAGTTAATAAAATCTTTTTTTAATAATGGGGGATATGTTCTCGACTTTACCAATAGTACTTTTGATGAGTTTACCGAATATTATATCGGCAGAAGTATACGGCGAGAATATGGTCTTTCTAAAGGGAAAACGCTTGAAAAATTTGTCGATATGGAATTAGAGACGGATGGAATAAAATTGTTAATCAAGTTTTTCGAGCACTACGAAATGATGAATAAAAATTCGGATGATATAACACAATATATGCTCGATTATGCACCTCGAGTTAAATTAATCTTAGATAAGGAATTGGCGCTTTTGAAAGAAAAAGATAAGCATGTTTTTTTCGAAAGTGAATTTGTGAAGAACGTAGATAGCGATTATATAAAAAAACAATCTCAATTAATTATTGATGCTATAAAGGATGCACCGTCTGATGCGATAGGAAAATCTAAAGAATTATTAGAGACGTGTTTCAAATATATTCTGGACGATCTTGAGATAGCGTATTCAAAAGATGAAACTGTCTTGACATTGAGAAAGAAAGTGTTTAAAGAATTAAACTTGGACTCAAAGGATAATTTATCTGCTAAGTCAAGTCGAGATGTTCAGCAAGTTCTTTCGGGATTGACTCAAATTATTCAAGGGATTAATGGCTTGAGAAATGAAAAAGGATCAGGACATGGCAAAGAGAAAAATTTCGAAGAATTACCTCCGAGATATGCAATGTTAGTAGTCAATTCAATGGTAGCTATTGTTAATTTTACATGGGAAACTTATGAGTGTCTTTATAAATAA